The proteins below are encoded in one region of Paenibacillus albus:
- a CDS encoding LacI family DNA-binding transcriptional regulator, whose amino-acid sequence MTTIHDVAKKAGVSIAAVSYALNNKKSIGKEKKELILQIAEEMGYVPNSLAKGLLKGKTNIIGLIGTDIKDPYLATLTFQLEKYARASGLFLLLGNTGSDREHEQEIIKQFVSKNVDAILLFPGMYEQGSYQQIVNYLRKVKTPLICLDRDLPGVKTNYVIPDLEEGEYAAARYLIENGHKRLLYLGGDTLHITTQQRHQGFKRAMDEFGLSLSDSNFVNCGYSFEEGYEAVSALIRSGASLPTALLTTNDSVALGAYKALRQNSIRVPEDVSLIGYDDIALPTIDALPLTTVKIPLEEMARLAIDATNQLLSGGNMTLQYIVKPELIVRESVKAIELKL is encoded by the coding sequence ATGACAACCATACATGATGTCGCGAAGAAGGCCGGCGTATCAATCGCGGCAGTATCCTATGCGCTGAATAACAAGAAGAGCATAGGCAAAGAGAAGAAAGAGCTGATTCTCCAAATCGCTGAAGAAATGGGGTATGTGCCAAACTCATTAGCGAAAGGGCTGCTGAAGGGGAAGACGAACATCATCGGCCTCATCGGTACGGATATTAAAGATCCGTACTTAGCGACGCTGACGTTCCAGCTTGAGAAGTATGCAAGAGCGAGCGGGCTGTTCCTGCTGCTTGGCAATACCGGAAGCGATCGCGAGCATGAACAGGAGATTATTAAGCAGTTCGTGTCCAAGAACGTAGATGCCATCCTGCTGTTCCCGGGTATGTATGAGCAGGGTAGCTACCAACAGATTGTCAATTATCTACGCAAGGTGAAGACTCCGCTTATTTGTCTAGACCGCGATTTGCCTGGCGTGAAGACGAACTATGTCATCCCCGATCTGGAAGAAGGGGAGTATGCGGCTGCGCGGTACTTGATAGAGAACGGGCACAAGAGGCTGTTGTATCTAGGCGGAGATACCCTGCACATCACGACACAACAGAGACATCAAGGCTTTAAGCGGGCGATGGACGAGTTCGGGCTTTCCTTGAGCGATTCGAATTTCGTGAATTGCGGCTACTCTTTCGAAGAGGGCTACGAGGCGGTATCGGCTCTCATTCGTTCGGGAGCGTCCTTACCGACGGCGCTGCTGACCACGAACGATTCCGTAGCGCTAGGTGCATATAAGGCACTCCGTCAGAACAGCATCCGCGTGCCGGAGGACGTCTCCTTGATCGGCTATGACGATATCGCGCTGCCAACTATTGATGCATTGCCGCTGACTACGGTCAAGATTCCGCTTGAAGAGATGGCAAGACTTGCAATTGATGCGACAAATCAGCTGTTATCAGGCGGCAATATGACGCTCCAATATATTGTGAAGCCAGAGCTTATTGTTCGAGAATCGGTGAAAGCGATAGAGTTAAAGCTTTAA
- a CDS encoding gluconate 2-dehydrogenase subunit 3 family protein: MTQTDQENLSEQSLDPVDTESSDSAETIHSNSRRKFLKTTGYTIGTLVIGGALGSLIGCGKKEETSNNNNAPANTPSTSTGGAAEEVRNYNRALMFLTQEQFRIVESATERIFPEDDNGPGAKSLGIAFFIDHQLAGDYGFNSRDYMSPPFYSGEKEQGYQGRLKRREIYEIGLRELDNYSNTKYQKGFASLAEEEMDAVLKDFESDTAKLTTISASSFFKTLRSSTLEGAYSDPLYGGNINMGGWRMRGYPGNQMSYAAVIDKGFSKLEPSSLQDHLTAH, from the coding sequence TTGACTCAAACCGATCAAGAGAACCTGTCCGAACAGTCACTGGATCCCGTAGACACCGAATCATCCGATTCTGCGGAAACGATCCACAGCAATTCAAGGCGTAAATTCTTGAAGACGACCGGCTACACGATTGGCACACTCGTTATTGGCGGCGCACTTGGCTCGCTCATCGGCTGCGGCAAGAAAGAAGAGACGAGCAACAACAACAATGCGCCTGCCAATACGCCATCGACGAGCACGGGCGGTGCCGCAGAAGAAGTTCGCAACTATAACAGAGCATTGATGTTCTTAACACAGGAGCAGTTCCGTATCGTCGAAAGCGCAACTGAGCGTATCTTCCCGGAGGATGACAACGGTCCAGGCGCCAAAAGCCTTGGCATTGCATTCTTCATCGACCATCAGCTGGCAGGCGACTACGGCTTTAACTCACGCGATTACATGAGCCCGCCCTTCTACTCTGGGGAGAAGGAGCAGGGCTATCAAGGCCGGCTGAAGCGGCGTGAGATCTATGAAATTGGCCTTCGCGAGCTCGACAACTACAGCAATACCAAGTATCAGAAGGGCTTCGCTTCATTGGCGGAAGAGGAGATGGACGCTGTACTGAAGGACTTCGAGTCCGATACAGCGAAGCTGACCACCATTTCGGCAAGCAGTTTCTTTAAGACTCTTCGCTCCAGCACGCTCGAAGGTGCATACAGTGATCCGCTCTATGGCGGCAATATCAATATGGGCGGTTGGCGGATGCGAGGCTATCCTGGCAATCAGATGAGTTATGCAGCAGTAATTGATAAAGGATTCAGTAAGCTTGAGCCGAGCAGCCTGCAAGATCATCTCACCGCTCATTAG
- a CDS encoding aldo/keto reductase, whose protein sequence is MMEYRVLGRSGLKVSEVSLGCWAIGGPSWRDGNPVGWSGNNDEESIAGLRRAFELGINHLDTADVYGDGHSERVIGKFLKEVPRDQMVIATKVGWFRGTAPNAMQPIHIRHQLEQSLMNLGTDYLDLHYFHNTNFGPDDLYLEEAADTMRQLQKEGKVRVIGQSGYSYRDLMRVSPVTRPDVLQFHYNAFGNEFDKAETNLFKWADENNVGMVLFGPLAQGLLLDKFDPENPPQFGEGDIRAENSGFTKDGLLALRSKLQPIKERFGADTQDLIRVMLQFALAQSPNACVIPGFKNARQVESNAAGAGKPLTAEDVAFIREALR, encoded by the coding sequence ATGATGGAGTACCGTGTACTTGGACGTTCTGGACTGAAGGTTAGCGAAGTAAGCTTGGGCTGTTGGGCAATTGGCGGTCCGTCCTGGCGTGATGGCAATCCGGTCGGCTGGTCCGGCAATAATGATGAAGAATCCATCGCCGGGCTTCGGCGTGCATTTGAACTTGGCATTAATCATCTGGACACGGCTGACGTGTACGGGGATGGGCATTCGGAGCGGGTAATCGGCAAGTTTCTGAAAGAAGTACCGCGTGATCAAATGGTTATCGCGACCAAGGTCGGCTGGTTCCGGGGCACGGCGCCGAATGCGATGCAGCCGATCCATATCCGCCACCAGCTGGAGCAGTCGCTGATGAATCTGGGCACGGATTACTTGGATCTGCATTATTTCCACAATACGAATTTCGGACCGGATGATCTCTATCTCGAAGAGGCGGCAGATACGATGCGCCAATTGCAGAAGGAAGGCAAGGTGCGCGTCATCGGCCAATCCGGCTACAGCTATAGAGACCTTATGCGCGTAAGTCCGGTTACGCGTCCGGATGTGCTGCAGTTCCATTACAACGCCTTCGGCAACGAGTTCGATAAAGCGGAGACAAATTTGTTCAAATGGGCGGATGAGAATAACGTCGGCATGGTGTTGTTCGGACCGCTTGCACAAGGCTTGCTGCTCGATAAGTTCGATCCGGAGAATCCGCCTCAATTCGGCGAAGGCGACATTCGCGCGGAGAACAGCGGCTTCACGAAGGACGGCTTGCTTGCGCTTCGCAGTAAGCTGCAGCCGATCAAAGAACGGTTCGGCGCAGATACGCAGGACCTCATCCGGGTTATGCTTCAATTCGCGCTGGCGCAATCGCCGAATGCCTGCGTCATTCCAGGCTTCAAGAATGCCCGCCAAGTGGAATCGAACGCAGCGGGAGCAGGCAAGCCGCTGACGGCGGAAGATGTGGCATTTATTAGAGAAGCGCTGCGCTAG
- a CDS encoding Gfo/Idh/MocA family protein, with translation MSRIRFGIVGSGWRTEFFLRIAKALPERFEVCGVMVRNEEKARKFTEAWQVPVYRSIASLVEEGKPAFVITSVPWDANPGVIEELVSCNMPVLSETPPAPDLNALIEMNEKHRSARIQVAEQYAFQPIHAARIAIAGSGKLGTVTQAQVSAAHGYHGISLIRKLLGVTSENARIQAYRFTAPLVKGPGRGGPPEQDEQSNSEQVIASLEFDGKLGVYDFTGDQYFSWIRSPRVLVRGERGEINNREVRYLKDYLTPIELELRRLNAGEDGNLEGFYHKGIMAGEEWVYRNPFVPGRLSDDEIAIATCLAKMGEYAAGGPDFYSLAEASQDHYISLMINESLKTGEPVQTETQGWWK, from the coding sequence ATGAGTCGAATTCGGTTTGGTATTGTAGGCAGCGGCTGGCGGACGGAGTTCTTCCTGCGAATCGCCAAAGCGCTGCCAGAGCGCTTCGAAGTATGCGGGGTTATGGTGCGGAATGAGGAGAAAGCAAGGAAGTTCACCGAAGCATGGCAGGTTCCGGTCTATCGGAGCATCGCCTCGCTGGTAGAGGAAGGCAAGCCGGCTTTCGTTATTACAAGTGTCCCATGGGATGCGAACCCGGGAGTCATAGAGGAACTGGTTAGCTGCAATATGCCAGTTCTGTCCGAGACGCCTCCGGCACCAGACTTGAATGCGTTGATCGAGATGAATGAGAAACACAGGTCTGCCCGCATTCAAGTGGCGGAGCAGTATGCGTTCCAGCCGATCCATGCGGCGCGCATCGCTATAGCAGGCTCGGGTAAGCTCGGTACCGTGACGCAAGCACAGGTATCTGCCGCGCATGGTTATCACGGCATCAGCCTGATTCGCAAGCTGCTCGGCGTTACTTCCGAGAACGCGCGTATTCAGGCGTACCGGTTCACGGCTCCACTTGTGAAAGGACCGGGTAGAGGAGGCCCTCCCGAGCAGGATGAGCAGTCGAATTCGGAGCAGGTGATAGCATCGCTCGAGTTTGACGGGAAGCTTGGCGTGTATGATTTTACAGGTGATCAGTACTTCTCTTGGATTCGTTCCCCGCGCGTGCTCGTCCGTGGCGAACGCGGCGAGATCAACAATCGTGAAGTCCGCTATTTGAAGGATTATTTGACGCCGATTGAGCTGGAGCTGCGCCGGTTGAATGCAGGGGAAGATGGCAATCTGGAGGGCTTCTACCATAAAGGGATCATGGCTGGCGAGGAGTGGGTATATCGCAACCCATTCGTGCCGGGACGGCTCAGCGACGATGAAATTGCCATAGCGACATGCCTGGCGAAGATGGGGGAGTATGCGGCTGGAGGTCCGGACTTCTACAGCTTGGCGGAAGCGTCGCAGGATCATTACATCAGCCTCATGATAAACGAATCGCTTAAGACTGGTGAGCCGGTGCAGACGGAGACGCAGGGCTGGTGGAAGTAG
- a CDS encoding DUF4091 domain-containing protein produces the protein MTTVSPAFELRTISSLAKVFADEELSAPSHPRASALANETFAFQVAYRSKQLLKGINVKVSSTLSDVISIRSVGLVPSELPVYADHDEHVLRTAPGLYPDPLFEVESKAGIIAFPSQWRAIWVTVDLAQKQAAAGNHTIELAFETDRGELLGTAVFELDVLTAALPKQTLIHTEWFHTDCLATHFGVPVFSEKHWENIEKYAGTAAKHGMNMILTPVFTPPLDTAVGGERPTVQLVDVDAADDGTYQFGFEKLGRWVELCRRQGIEYFEISHLFTQWGAKHAPKIVATLSDGQEKQIFGWDTDASGEGYRAFIAQFLPALVAWIKQNNLQQSCYFHISDEPSIDHLESYSSASDMVSEILQEFPIIDALSDYAFYEKGLVKKPIPANNHIEPFIENEVAGLWTYYCCGQYKEVSNRFFSMPSARNRILGIQLYKFQIEGFLHWGYNFWFAQYSTKSIDPYRNTDANYAFASGDAFLVYPSEGTPVESIRLEVFYEALQDLRALQLLEQLYGRDYVLAGLEEGLEQPITFSQYPRETEWLLAKREWVNEQIRAKITE, from the coding sequence ATGACAACCGTTAGTCCAGCTTTTGAACTGCGTACCATCAGCTCGCTCGCCAAAGTATTCGCCGATGAGGAGTTAAGCGCACCGTCACATCCGCGCGCATCTGCACTTGCGAATGAAACATTCGCTTTTCAAGTGGCATACCGCTCGAAGCAGCTGCTTAAAGGAATTAATGTGAAGGTCAGCAGCACGCTCAGCGACGTCATTTCCATTCGATCCGTTGGTCTCGTTCCTTCGGAGCTGCCCGTATATGCGGATCATGATGAGCATGTCCTTCGCACGGCGCCTGGCCTATACCCGGATCCACTATTCGAAGTGGAATCGAAGGCTGGCATCATCGCATTCCCAAGCCAGTGGCGTGCGATTTGGGTCACGGTGGATTTGGCTCAAAAGCAGGCGGCAGCCGGCAACCATACCATCGAGCTAGCGTTTGAGACGGATCGGGGAGAGCTGCTTGGAACTGCGGTGTTTGAGCTAGACGTGCTGACTGCCGCTCTGCCTAAACAGACGCTTATACACACGGAGTGGTTCCATACGGATTGCCTGGCGACCCACTTCGGTGTTCCGGTATTCAGCGAGAAGCACTGGGAAAATATTGAGAAATACGCAGGCACTGCGGCGAAGCACGGCATGAACATGATTTTGACGCCTGTATTTACACCTCCGCTTGACACGGCTGTAGGAGGCGAGCGTCCGACGGTTCAGCTTGTTGATGTGGATGCAGCCGATGACGGCACGTATCAATTCGGGTTCGAGAAGCTTGGCCGATGGGTCGAGCTGTGCCGGAGACAAGGCATCGAATACTTCGAAATTTCTCATCTGTTCACGCAGTGGGGAGCGAAGCATGCGCCGAAGATCGTCGCAACTCTATCAGATGGACAAGAGAAGCAGATTTTTGGCTGGGATACGGATGCGTCGGGTGAAGGATACCGTGCATTCATCGCACAGTTCCTGCCTGCACTCGTTGCATGGATCAAGCAGAACAATCTGCAGCAGAGCTGCTACTTCCATATCTCCGATGAGCCGTCGATCGATCATTTGGAGTCTTACAGCAGCGCGAGCGATATGGTGAGCGAGATTCTGCAGGAGTTCCCTATCATTGATGCGCTCTCTGACTATGCTTTCTACGAGAAAGGACTCGTGAAGAAGCCAATACCGGCTAACAATCACATTGAGCCGTTCATCGAGAATGAAGTCGCGGGGCTATGGACGTACTACTGCTGCGGCCAATATAAAGAAGTGTCCAACCGGTTCTTCAGCATGCCTTCGGCGCGCAACCGGATACTCGGCATTCAGCTGTACAAGTTCCAGATCGAAGGCTTCCTCCATTGGGGCTATAACTTCTGGTTCGCGCAGTACTCGACGAAGTCGATTGATCCGTACCGGAACACGGATGCGAATTATGCTTTTGCTTCCGGCGACGCATTCCTGGTGTATCCAAGCGAGGGCACTCCTGTCGAGTCGATCCGGCTTGAAGTGTTCTATGAGGCGCTGCAAGACTTGCGTGCACTGCAACTGCTGGAACAGCTGTATGGCAGAGACTACGTGCTCGCCGGCTTGGAAGAAGGGCTGGAGCAGCCGATTACGTTCAGTCAGTATCCGCGTGAAACGGAATGGCTGCTTGCGAAGCGCGAGTGGGTAAATGAACAAATTCGGGCGAAAATAACGGAATAA
- a CDS encoding ATP-binding protein, with translation MLQGITGNFMFICVPSILYFVFWTKYGERTGKVQKTVLFIFLSLTLVLCMTFPYHFGGRYMLDFRLIPLVLGVLYGGPWVGGALLAILAAYRCMIGLNDGTFFAIMTAAMTFTSLVVISSKIRLNNRKKRFLALLASAVIFPISLQVIWLSLDFVSFSDTLRLSVFKIVEFTAIWVTVYFVELVISQLRIQMELQEIEKMRVISQIAASVSHEIRNPLTTVKGLLQLFREKELPADKRENLTEVALHELSTAINIISDYLTFAKPQNAKMMPLDLEVELQQVLSVLTPYANMQQVTLTVTIDANEPILGDSQQFRQCIINLVKNCIEASSNGSVHIAVLVDRETVIMRIQDTGCGMSEDQIQRLGSPYYSTKEKGTGLGTMVAFSIIRAMNGSIHVESVVDKGSLFKISFPIAS, from the coding sequence ATGTTGCAAGGTATCACGGGCAATTTTATGTTTATATGTGTTCCATCCATTCTCTATTTTGTATTCTGGACGAAGTACGGTGAGAGAACGGGAAAAGTGCAGAAAACCGTACTCTTCATATTTCTGAGCCTAACCTTAGTGCTCTGCATGACGTTCCCTTATCATTTTGGCGGACGGTATATGCTAGACTTTCGATTGATTCCGCTCGTTCTTGGCGTTTTATACGGCGGTCCTTGGGTTGGGGGAGCGCTTCTTGCTATACTGGCGGCGTACCGCTGCATGATTGGCTTGAATGACGGTACTTTCTTCGCAATTATGACGGCAGCTATGACCTTTACGAGTCTCGTCGTGATCTCTAGCAAAATACGGTTGAACAATCGCAAAAAACGATTTTTAGCGCTACTTGCCTCTGCTGTGATATTTCCGATTTCCTTGCAGGTAATATGGCTGAGCCTGGACTTTGTCAGCTTTAGTGATACATTGCGTCTCTCCGTATTCAAAATTGTGGAATTCACAGCAATCTGGGTAACGGTATATTTCGTGGAGCTAGTCATCAGCCAACTCCGCATTCAGATGGAGCTGCAAGAGATTGAGAAGATGAGGGTCATCAGCCAGATTGCTGCTAGCGTATCGCACGAGATCAGAAATCCGTTAACGACGGTCAAAGGTTTATTGCAATTGTTCAGAGAGAAGGAGCTTCCCGCCGATAAGCGGGAGAACTTAACCGAGGTTGCGCTGCACGAGCTGAGCACTGCGATCAACATCATTTCGGATTACCTCACATTCGCTAAACCTCAAAACGCCAAAATGATGCCGCTAGATTTAGAAGTAGAGCTTCAGCAGGTGCTGAGCGTATTGACGCCGTACGCGAACATGCAGCAGGTGACGTTAACGGTTACCATTGATGCCAATGAACCGATTCTCGGCGACAGCCAGCAGTTCCGTCAGTGCATCATCAATCTGGTTAAGAACTGCATCGAAGCTTCTTCGAACGGAAGCGTACATATCGCCGTTCTTGTGGACCGGGAAACGGTTATTATGCGAATTCAGGACACAGGCTGCGGCATGTCGGAGGATCAAATTCAGCGTCTCGGCTCGCCGTACTACTCCACGAAGGAGAAAGGCACCGGCCTCGGTACGATGGTCGCCTTTAGCATTATTCGGGCGATGAACGGCTCCATCCATGTGGAGAGCGTGGTGGATAAGGGGAGCTTGTTCAAGATTTCTTTTCCGATTGCGTCATAG
- a CDS encoding stalk domain-containing protein → MKWLISICLLLTLILPASVSAAAVNDQQELTLSIDGITIHANPIVIDNSVYIPLRAAMEHLGATVSFSGKQIHIKRQQLELSMTIGQNKVTINGEEVPVTTPPILVKGSTYVPIRFLGNAFGYDVLFQSAEHQVLLHTPGEQAVIYGFAENLDGAVIGDGVVKLINVEPVQR, encoded by the coding sequence ATGAAATGGCTCATCAGCATTTGTCTCTTACTTACTCTGATATTACCGGCTTCTGTTTCGGCAGCCGCTGTTAACGATCAACAGGAGCTTACGCTCTCTATCGACGGCATCACCATCCATGCTAACCCTATTGTTATCGACAACAGCGTCTACATTCCGCTTCGCGCCGCAATGGAACATTTAGGAGCAACGGTAAGCTTCAGCGGCAAACAAATTCATATTAAGCGGCAGCAGCTCGAGCTCAGTATGACGATCGGACAGAATAAGGTTACGATTAATGGCGAGGAGGTACCAGTGACAACCCCTCCAATTCTCGTAAAAGGAAGCACCTACGTTCCTATTCGCTTTCTCGGCAACGCATTTGGCTATGACGTACTGTTTCAGTCTGCAGAACATCAAGTACTGCTTCACACGCCAGGCGAGCAAGCTGTTATTTACGGCTTTGCAGAGAATTTAGATGGCGCCGTCATTGGAGATGGGGTCGTCAAGCTGATAAATGTCGAACCGGTGCAGCGATAG
- a CDS encoding GNAT family N-acetyltransferase, producing the protein MLKKLELIDCHSLYDLMVEPAVFPYVRYKCQSYEQYLFMTKQLLVEEANGASVSRTIMNEAGQPIGAIQLYDIVDRTGFLATWIGAPYFGKGYNGRAKEAFFTELFLEHGIETIYMKIRKQNTRSMKAAQKLSYVDLANESNPQIYQAINAAEPIYDLFAVERARFLASQRRSRVMEWRMTLGRSDCRNQRLYAAGEEQSSLHG; encoded by the coding sequence ATCTTAAAGAAGCTCGAATTAATAGACTGCCATTCTCTATATGACTTGATGGTAGAGCCTGCCGTTTTCCCATACGTCCGTTACAAATGCCAATCCTACGAACAGTATCTATTCATGACGAAACAGCTCCTCGTAGAGGAAGCGAATGGGGCAAGTGTTTCCAGAACGATTATGAACGAGGCAGGACAACCGATTGGAGCAATCCAGCTATATGATATTGTGGATCGAACCGGATTTTTGGCGACGTGGATAGGAGCTCCTTATTTCGGCAAAGGGTATAACGGGCGAGCGAAGGAAGCCTTCTTCACTGAACTTTTTCTTGAACATGGGATCGAAACGATATATATGAAAATCCGCAAGCAAAATACGCGTTCGATGAAAGCGGCCCAGAAGCTCTCGTACGTTGATTTAGCAAATGAGAGTAATCCGCAAATCTATCAAGCGATCAACGCCGCTGAGCCAATCTATGATTTGTTTGCAGTGGAGCGGGCAAGGTTCTTGGCAAGCCAGCGAAGGAGCCGGGTTATGGAATGGCGGATGACCTTGGGCCGGTCCGATTGCCGGAATCAGAGGCTGTATGCAGCTGGCGAGGAGCAGTCGTCCCTACATGGGTAA
- a CDS encoding Gfo/Idh/MocA family protein, with protein sequence MNKLTAAVVGGGAGGQLSMNALHLSEKYELVAAADLRPEVCEKLKQKYPGLRTYTSHTEMFEDCPTDVVCVSTFPPSHEAVTLDALAALPQLKGIVVEKPLGDTVASGRRILSEIQKRNLPMAVPHGLLVKATPLEIIERVQRGEIGELKLVEIQNKYWDIINAGIHWLNFFVALTRNETMDYVMCICESSTRTYRDGMQVETTAVTYGQTKSGVRVVMNTGDDVFVNREGKDTLFRLIGTKGQIEFWGWESGYLIQNAEYPESQLIVPEELPESGHLAHLNNIARMIETGERDYSIPESSLLALEIVEGAYISSRTRSKVAFPVDSFEAPAEPDWNPGAAYSGSGGGRDGRKLV encoded by the coding sequence ATGAACAAGTTAACGGCAGCCGTCGTCGGCGGTGGAGCAGGCGGTCAGCTCAGCATGAATGCGCTGCATCTATCGGAAAAGTATGAACTGGTAGCAGCAGCTGATCTTCGCCCTGAAGTTTGCGAGAAGTTGAAGCAGAAGTATCCTGGGCTTCGCACATACACGAGCCATACGGAGATGTTTGAAGATTGCCCTACTGATGTTGTCTGTGTCAGCACATTTCCTCCTTCCCATGAAGCAGTCACGCTGGATGCGCTCGCTGCACTTCCGCAGCTTAAAGGCATTGTGGTGGAGAAGCCGCTCGGAGATACAGTCGCTTCGGGCAGGCGGATTCTAAGCGAAATCCAGAAGCGGAATTTGCCGATGGCTGTACCGCACGGACTTCTGGTGAAGGCGACACCACTCGAAATTATTGAACGGGTTCAGCGCGGCGAGATCGGCGAGCTTAAGCTCGTAGAGATTCAGAACAAGTACTGGGACATCATTAACGCCGGTATCCACTGGCTTAATTTCTTTGTGGCGTTGACGAGGAATGAAACGATGGACTACGTGATGTGCATCTGCGAATCCAGCACGCGCACCTATCGCGACGGCATGCAAGTGGAGACGACGGCAGTTACATACGGACAGACAAAGAGCGGCGTTCGCGTTGTGATGAACACCGGTGATGATGTATTCGTTAACCGAGAGGGTAAAGATACGCTGTTCCGCTTAATCGGCACGAAGGGGCAAATCGAGTTCTGGGGCTGGGAGAGCGGTTACCTGATTCAGAACGCGGAGTATCCGGAGAGTCAGCTTATCGTTCCCGAGGAGCTGCCAGAGTCCGGACATCTGGCGCATCTGAACAACATAGCCCGCATGATTGAAACCGGTGAGCGAGACTACTCCATTCCAGAGAGCTCGCTGCTCGCGCTTGAAATTGTCGAAGGCGCTTACATCTCTAGTCGTACGCGCAGCAAGGTAGCATTCCCTGTCGATAGCTTTGAAGCGCCTGCGGAGCCGGATTGGAATCCGGGTGCGGCATATAGCGGAAGCGGCGGCGGGCGTGATGGCAGGAAGCTGGTTTAG